GACCCtgaaaccacagatgctggaaaaatggtggTGGATCTGTAATTATATTTCGTAGGTCGGTTATGCAAGTGAAATCATCTTTCACTTTCTCCAGTCCTAATTTTCTAATTTAAGAATAAACAATTCTATATTGTGTAACAAATCAAATTTTATTTTGGGAAAATAAATCCCGAATTTTTGCATTTTTAAATcatctttgtttctatctttggtatactTTTGATGCATTTGTAATCTTAGATTTTCATTCTTCATACAAAAATATTTTTATACAACTGTGTGATCGTAATCACAACGCTTAATTATATTGAAACACGTTTATCAATTATATAGCCATTCTCCCATATTAATGTTGTCCTGTATTTTATTATATTACTGGCACTTCCACAATTCAAAACAAAAGGATTTCACTACCTTGGTTGTAGGTGCGCTAACTTTCTTTGTTGCAGCTTTGGCTTTCTTggcttccttggcagctctgtttTATAAAAAGCAAGGGTAAGCTTTGTTAATGCTTCACACTTAATTTCTCCCAATTCCTGCCTGTCAAAATTTATCTCATCGTTCTTCCTCTACCCACTATTTAGGCTCTGATCAAAAatgttcaacctgaaacatttgcCTCTCATTCTTCATGGATGCTGCGTGattttgagtatttccagcattttctatttcaaGCACATGCAATAATCTTCTTTTAGATCAATGCTTAATTTACTGACACCTCTTCCAGGAATATTCAGTTTGAAGACTTGATCATTTGGTTGTCCGCCTTCATGATTCCCTACTCACCTTCAGTTTGCTACCGGCATATTATTACTTCTCAGCAATCAGAAGCTGAAATTCAATTTGTTAGGTCTCCAACCCACCCTTGATCCCATATCTCAAAAGGTATTCTGCAGCTAAATGTTGCTCAGCACACCCTTAGATCTATGCTCGTGTCTTTCACCATTTCATAGATGTAGTACATTATTCAGCAGCCTCAAGACATCTCAAAAGTGTCATTGCCGGAAATTCCACGTCCTCGTCTTACcatataactttaaaaaaaaaaaaaatcataaacaaGTGACCAGGATTTTACAGCTATTCAggttacagaattcacaaatcaccacCTAAAAATGTGACATATGAAATAACATTTGCTCAGCTTTTTGTGATGCATGGATATGGATAACTGTGATAATGCCCATATTCTGGGAACAAGTACGCCTGTTTGATGTGAAGGGGGGGAATTTTAGGGCAAAGCAATGCACGAACTTTGCACGTCCGTTCATCCTTTCTATCCTGCCTTGTCCTTGCGTTTCAGAATCtgaaagaataatctgttttaacTTTATTCGCCTATACCCTTCCGCTATGCATTGAACTCAAAGTTCTCAGTTCTTTGGCCACATGATCCCCTTTAAAACCCTAGCCATTTATTTTTATCTCATTTCATTTGGACTTCTCACTTTTAGTCTCTCTACATCATTTCAATGCAATCTACTGGCATGACATTGCTTGTGCAACTTAATAGAATCTCTTTACTTCATTTTGGCAGGCTAAAGATGTTTAATGGTATTCTAATTCTAATGCAAATGTATAATAAAACTGTCCATGGACATTGCCCCAAAATACATTCAGTTCATACCTGATTGCTTGTTCTCGTTGAGCCTTGCGCACTTCTGGCTTCTGATTCCTCTTAGCCATAATCTCAGCCAGAGAGGCACCAGTGATAGCTCTTTGGAACTTCACTGCGCGACGGGAGCGCTTTTTTTGAATCTCTTCCtgaggtgggtttggggagggaatgAGAAGATAAAGACTCTATTGTTATATCATTTTAATCCTCATTCAAATTCTTAATTGAATCATTCCAGTTGCAAGCAATATTGGCCCTGATACACTTTATATTTTAGAATTTTTTTGAAATTGCCTTTTAGTTAAGATGTTACAGGAACACATGATGTCACTTAACAATCAACCCCCAAATCACCTCAAAATTCATAAACAGTGGAATAAAACCAAAGAATAATTTGAAGGACCTGGCATGATTTTACAAGGCACTGAATCAGCCATTCCATATGTGTGGTATAATCACAAAGTTACCAAAGAAGGGTGCTTCTTTATATTTTTGCTATGGGAGTGAGAAAGATATTGGACCAAACTACTACCACTCTGGTTATGTAAACAATGCAAAAACTTAGCGGATTACAAACGTAAAATTCAACTATACAAATGTGGAGGTGGTACTTTTGTATAACACCAGAAATAATTGGCACATTCGAATTCACAAATCTCAACCAAACAATAATAGACGTAGTTTTACTacgatggttagtgtgtgtgggggcggttagtgtgtgtgtgacgccacaggcccccccgccccgcaaccgcgcgttgaggggacgcgacccaacgggtcccacttggtctagtaactattaaaagtctgatcttggatgtggatttgtgtgtttatttgtttgtgtgtgatcacctTCTCAAAAAAACAACGCACGAACGGTAAAATTTAACATATTCCGATAGATTTTTTCTGTGAAGTCAAAAATCATCTTATCTcaaaatttcatgctttatttctcgagattaatgaaaatgttcaaaaatctcaaaAAACGTTTCGCTtattccctgtgcttacagctgtgatgtcacaatgggattgtagccctgctcgcaacattgttgctatccaagtacacagagtcctgctagccctagcaagtgcaaatatatattttttaagtcacagtacactgagctGCTTGCTAGCAGGTGCAatcgcattttttttaaagtttaaaaatgagggagggcgaataaggcgaaatgagcagcccctgtccAGTTGTcggcaatgggtgagtggtgacatattgcgttgggggaacgggttgtgttggagaaacgggtgagtggtggaatattgcctccagtttaaattccatttggaatattttggaggaccaagaaaccaagaacgggttgcgttgggggaccaggcctcccgtgggggctttgggtgagtgctggaatattgcgttggggaaccaggcctcccgtgtgacagagttattaatcaaaatgttcactaAATCTAAAAAAGCTTGGAAAAAAAAGGGCTGATAATGTCACAATGGAATGGATCTGTGTGCGACGAGTAACGTCCCTCCCTACCTCCTGGCGTTATTTAAAAGATTCAGCCCTctcatcccccacctctccctcctccccccccctccctcctccaccccattATTCAAGACGCTCGGGGGTCGCTTTCTCTCTGGGATCGCTGTCTCTtggctcctctcccccctcctctctctctccccatttctctcagtctctctctctataccccccccccccccctccctctagacacgcctgcgagttgggggctatgcgcgaGTGATcccgtaaaaggagcgaatgaataatattaaataatatcaaggggggtggttagtgtgtgtatgtgacgccggaggccgccacccccccccccccccctcgcaaccgttgaggggacgggacccaacgtgtcccacttggtctagtattcctctaaacctttcctatccaaacttttaaatgatgttataccatctgcctcaatgacctcctctggcagctcattccatgtatccaccaccctctgagtaaaatgtTACCTCTTAGGTTCctatttttcccccctcaccttaaacctagtccTCTGGTACTTGCTTCCCCTACCCCATCACATCTTATATATtttgaatatattttaaaatcgTAGTTTATAAAATAAAGACATCTAAATTAAATCTACAAAAAATGCCACGAGATATTCACTATCAACAAAGTTCACTTACAGATTGGCCCTTTTTGTGTTTGCGCCTGTACAATACAGTCCAGTTGATTTGTCGAGGGTTCCTcttggaaagaaatgcagattcgCATTTTGAATTCAGAAACTGGAAAACCTAAAATGAATTGGAAAAACAACACTATAGAACTTGCACAGATGCATCCAATTAAGCTGGTAGTTCATTTTTTTCAGCAATGTATATGTGCCCAAGAGTGAAGTCTCAAACTGCTTTTATTTGTATAacccagagctgccaagttttgtcaatttcagtattctagtacctgaaaatcattattttgctgaggaaatcagtatttttacatgGTGCCATTTTGCAGAAAAAAAGTTTTTTATGTGAAGTCATactcatgtaagagtacaagtatgcataaagggcctgtcccacgagcatgcggtaaGCGTGACTCAACCGGAAGcgtgggccgcgcggaggtcgagtgatcctcgtacagggcctgtcccaccagcatgcaactgcatgcagcgagcgcaACCAAACTGGAAGTCGtgaggaggtcgagtgatcccgtacaagttgacgtgaagttcgagcgaagtccgcgggaaattcgtcaagacgctgcgcacgcccgtcgaggcggtgcttacggcctcaatgcggctgcaacCCGGCAgaccattgccgcgcggaattttggaCAGTgttagtttttcggagccccgcgatgtcgggaccagctccgcagaactccatacggctccggcgatcgaagtgggaccggccccgcgaggcctttacggctcaagcgacattaggtcgcgcttgccacgtgcagtcgcatgctcgtgggacaggcccttaaccttgctaccaattgacatgtcttctacgcaccttacttgacagtgcattcattgccatgtctttgtatacttctgtttgaacggctgcttcatgcttttagcaccagatgatgtagaagccattttggaagcctccttctccctccctccttcctctctttccctccctcattctttctccctccctctctccttccctttttttctcccttcctccctctcaccccctctctttcttcctccctccacgaacagtctgtgacccatagtgctGTGGCCATTACGttatgtgtaaaggcaatagcgctccagctggtagcgctataattagaacccatagcgccgtttgtttaaattcccacccgctaaactgacagcgctgtttaaacctgtagcgggacaggcagatcaaagctttaaaaaataatcatccagatcttgaaatttaaaatactaatagatttaatctgctataatttttagaggtacagtatgactttttatattcTTGCATTTtataagcagcaagatgaaacaggaagtcgggccaatttaaaaaaaaatccgtattttacaaagcaaatccgtattcttatcgcatttccgtacaaaacacggaaaatccgtactacttggcagctctgataaCCCTTTTAACATAGCAAAATAATGATCACAGCTCTGACAGGTGGTTGAAGGAAAAGTTGGTATTGAGCCACTTTAAGAAAATATGAGATAAGTTGAGAGACTTGATCACTGAAAGCAGATTTTGAACATCTTGATGGGAGACTTGGGGCCCAGGCAGCCGAATAACAACCACTAATTTAAAACCCCCCTAATCTGCAAATGTTGAGGACACCACAATTGGTCAAGCGCATATCCGAACAGGTGGACTGGAAATATCTAACTCAATAGCAAAGAGGCTATCGAGGAATTTATAAACAAGGATAAGAATGAAAAAAAACCCAATAAATTGCTTAAAGCATGATCCAATATTGTCAGCAAACACAAGGTTGtgagtgaataataataataacaagaaTTGGGATATGAGTGCCAGAATCTTGGTTGGCTTCAATTTCAAAGAACAGAATGAGGAAGGCCAGTCAGGAGTTCTCCAATAATCCAATCTTAAAGTAAATAATTGACATGGATGTGTATTACGTGAGCTGAGCCTAACTAAGCCCGAGTGATCTAAAGGAAGTGGAAATAGACATAAATAAGCATGAACAGAAAGCCCAAAACGAGGATCAAATTTGTCAGGTCAACAAACATTATTTTAATACCCGATTTCCAAGATAAAATTGTACTAATACACAGTCATTTGTGACAACGGCTCACTTAGTTTGATGCAACTTGCCCATACATTTGAAACCCTTAACTTTCTTTCAAGTTCATTTCTTAGTTACTTGCTGTCCATTCTTTTCTGGAGCCCTAAAGAATTGTGAACAATTACAGATGATTTCTTGGTCACTCACTAGATATCCACACACTTCAGGTATTCTGCTTTTTCACCAGTTTACTGACCAATAGGTGGCAAACTTGGAAAGACTGAGGAGTtttggtatgtcaacaaatactctcttgaacttctacaggctaTGGTGGAGAGCACATATGCTAGTTACATCACGTCCTGGTTCTGCAAATCGAACGCCCAGGAACATAGATTACAAAACGTGGCAGACATTACACGTACTGACCACCCCATATATAggagcactgcctcaaaaaggcagctaacttTATCAAGGAGCCACGGcaccctggccatgttctcatttcactcctgccatgggGCAGGTGGTGTAGGAATCTAAAAACAGATcttcaggttcatgaacagcttcttctcaacaaccatcaggcaatcgatcactatatatatatacatcaactaaactctgaactacaaaaggagggtctgaagaatgttctggcccacttatccattttctccagagatgctgcctgacctgccaagttactccagcgtttattGTCTAACCAGTATCAGTAGTTCTTTCTTATTATCCAAAGTACAAACTGGGGCCTTGGTTGCTCTCAGGACATCGGGCTTCTGTTTTGAATtaatattgctttttttttttttaattattgaatTTATGTTTGTTTTATGCTACCTATTGAGCACTATGTTTACAGACATGTTATACTGCAAGTACAAATTTCattgttttggtacatatgacaattaaacattctggaCCCTTCCTAGTCAGAGATGTGTGGGCAATAACCCCCAGGCAACAGTACAGAAAAGGGATTAAATCTAAATCTTGTATGCTAGAGTATGACAGACTATGCCTTTAATGGTCAAGGTTTCAATGAAACAATGTCTTTAATGAAACATGGTTTCCATAAACATTAACAAGACTTTGTTTCGATCAAAATATTCAGGAAATATCTACAATTTCTATCTCAAAAACAGGATTTAGtctggaaaagggttctgacccaaaacatcacctgtccaatctctccacagatgctacctgacctaacTCAGTTCTCCCCAgacttttgttttttgctcaatatgccagcatctgtagtttcctgTATCTACAAGAATACTTGATGTATTGGCATTCTTGTTGTAAGTAAAAATGAACTCTTGCAATCGAGAAAAGATCCAGGTAAACTCATTGGAAGATCAAGACCTCAAATGATTACTATGCAGATAGAGAATATGCACTCAAAAGTTACTTCAAAGTGAGGTGTTTATACGAACCGTGTTTATACGAACCTCCTGTTATGGGTTTTGTGTTTGACTGGGAAACTCTAAATGGTTGTTTTCCACTGAAATGTACCGTATTGGTAAATAGCCATTTAAAATTTCCCAGTCAAACACAAAACAACATAACAGGACGTCTGAAGTAACTTTTGATAAATTAGTAAGTCTACAGCCAAGTGATACGTTGATGGGTTAGGAGGCTGAACTGGACATATGCCCACCAACTTGACGTTAAGAGACTAGTCTACCCAGATGTCAACTTATAATGAAACGTACTCATGGGAACGCTCGATAATAGCCACGGGTCAACTACTGCCCAGACTACAACAGGAAGTGCCCTTTGGTATACGGCAGAGCTTCTAAACCTATTCAGTTCATTGTATTTAGAGCTTTTTCTTTACCTTCCCATCAATTCTGGCATAGCGCTTCCCGTGACCGGGGTAGATCTTATACCCACTAAAACTGCACAGTTCGACCCTGGggaaacaaataaaatgtcaCCATCGTTGAACGCGCGTAGTCGATTACAAAATATAATCGAAGGTACAATAATTTCGCCATTAAAACAGCGGATGGAAACAGATTAAAATTCTGCCGAAAACTCACTTCATGTCGACAACTAAAATGGCagcgcggagagagagagggggattgtGGGCGCGCCGCTGTGAA
The Amblyraja radiata isolate CabotCenter1 chromosome 14, sAmbRad1.1.pri, whole genome shotgun sequence DNA segment above includes these coding regions:
- the rpl24 gene encoding 60S ribosomal protein L24; amino-acid sequence: MKVELCSFSGYKIYPGHGKRYARIDGKVFQFLNSKCESAFLSKRNPRQINWTVLYRRKHKKGQSEEIQKKRSRRAVKFQRAITGASLAEIMAKRNQKPEVRKAQREQAIRAAKEAKKAKAATKKVSAPTTKAAQKTAPKQKFAKPMKSQAPRVGGKR